One window of Phycisphaeraceae bacterium genomic DNA carries:
- a CDS encoding PLP-dependent transferase, with the protein MSSFSSTIAVHGGRSCDPGHGSLVTPIVQSTTYVQDEVGINKGHAYSRVSNPTVTELERRLGALENAAPAVCFGTGLAAETALFLATLRAGDHVVCGDAIYGGTVRLVRQLLSELGISGTFVDTSDPANVERAITPHTRLVFIETPANPTLKLTDIAAIARITKNAGVLLAVDNTFLTPVLQRPLDLGADITVYSTTKHIEGHSTAIGGSVVSRDEQLVERVRFIRKCTGSIQAAFQAFLTGRGLSTLPLRIERHSKNAQRVAERLAANPLVSAVYYPGLKSHPQHDLALRQHAKIGGEVLHGGVLSFEVVGGAEAGARVLNSVRLCSLVEHLGSVETLITHPVSMTHADVPREQRIAVGITDGLIRVSVGIEDADDIIEDLEQAITIAHDTEGIVDLEADVCASAAGRASCLANV; encoded by the coding sequence ATGTCTTCGTTCTCATCAACCATCGCGGTTCACGGCGGACGCTCCTGCGACCCCGGACACGGCTCGCTCGTCACCCCGATCGTCCAGTCCACAACCTACGTCCAGGACGAGGTGGGCATCAACAAGGGACACGCCTATTCGCGCGTCTCCAACCCCACCGTCACCGAACTCGAAAGACGCCTGGGCGCCCTCGAGAACGCCGCACCCGCCGTCTGCTTCGGCACCGGACTCGCCGCAGAAACCGCCCTCTTCCTCGCCACCCTCCGCGCCGGCGACCACGTCGTCTGCGGCGATGCGATCTACGGCGGCACCGTCCGCCTCGTCCGCCAGTTGCTCAGCGAACTCGGCATCAGCGGCACCTTCGTCGACACCTCCGATCCCGCGAATGTCGAACGCGCCATCACGCCCCACACCCGACTCGTCTTCATCGAAACCCCCGCCAACCCGACGCTCAAACTCACCGATATCGCCGCCATCGCTCGCATCACCAAGAACGCCGGCGTGCTGCTCGCGGTGGACAACACCTTCCTGACGCCGGTGCTCCAACGCCCGCTCGATCTCGGTGCCGACATCACGGTCTACTCCACCACCAAGCACATCGAGGGACACTCAACCGCGATCGGCGGCTCGGTCGTCTCACGCGACGAACAACTCGTCGAGCGCGTCCGCTTCATCCGCAAGTGCACCGGATCCATCCAGGCCGCGTTCCAGGCCTTCCTCACCGGACGCGGGCTCTCGACCCTGCCGCTCCGGATCGAACGCCACTCGAAGAACGCCCAACGCGTCGCCGAACGCCTCGCCGCGAACCCGCTCGTGAGCGCAGTCTACTACCCCGGACTCAAGAGCCACCCCCAGCACGATCTGGCCCTGCGCCAGCACGCGAAGATCGGCGGAGAAGTCCTGCACGGAGGCGTGCTCAGCTTCGAGGTCGTGGGCGGCGCGGAAGCAGGTGCCCGCGTGCTGAACTCCGTGCGCCTCTGCTCTCTCGTCGAACATCTCGGCAGCGTCGAGACCCTCATCACACACCCCGTCTCGATGACCCACGCCGACGTGCCGCGCGAACAGCGCATCGCCGTCGGCATCACCGATGGATTGATCCGCGTCTCCGTCGGCATCGAAGATGCCGACGACATCATCGAGGATCTCGAACAAGCGATCACGATCGCTCACGATACCGAGGGTATCGTGGACCTTGAGGCCGACGTGTGCGCCTCCGCAGCCGGGAGGGCATCATGCCTGGCGAATGTCTGA
- a CDS encoding cupin domain-containing protein has translation MGTARLISWSDLAIDRPMPLIDRRRIIGEHLMVSEVLLHKGFALASHAHGNEQFVVVVSGRCRFGVGAEGTAEHREMIVEAGQVLVLPPDVPHSCVALEETRILDLFSPPSATTGVDRS, from the coding sequence ATGGGTACTGCACGCCTGATCTCCTGGTCCGACCTTGCGATCGATCGTCCGATGCCGCTGATCGATCGGAGGCGGATCATCGGTGAGCACCTGATGGTGTCGGAGGTTCTCCTGCACAAGGGGTTCGCACTGGCATCGCACGCGCACGGGAATGAGCAGTTCGTGGTGGTTGTTTCGGGGCGATGTCGTTTCGGTGTCGGGGCGGAGGGGACGGCGGAGCATCGGGAGATGATCGTGGAGGCGGGGCAGGTGCTGGTGTTGCCGCCGGATGTGCCTCACTCGTGCGTTGCGCTGGAGGAGACGCGGATTCTCGACTTGTTCAGTCCGCCGAGTGCGACGACGGGTGTGGATCGCTCGTAG
- the aroA gene encoding 3-phosphoshikimate 1-carboxyvinyltransferase: protein MNQGPQTEAHRAPALADPMPVRPHTRPFNALLTPPGSKSLTNRALLLAGLATGQSIIRRSLIEADDTARMIDALRRLGAGIERESTDTLRVDGVAGKWKPEGRELSLDLGNAGTATRFLAAASVLSPIPIVIDGNARMRQRPIGELTGALAALGVRIQHLGTPDCPPVRITPPDFDLSSPKIEFGSLKSSQFVSALLLIAPWISGGLTVRHSATVTSPSYIWMSLRLLERLGASVQSSEDLRVIRVGPGDGSHSGMPGFDLSIEPDASSATYWWAAAAIVPGSSAMVRGLGADSLQGDASFPSLLERMGANVERHADGIACTGPAELRSIAADMTDMPDAAMSLAAVACFARGASIIRGLQTLRVKESDRIAAMETELAKIGVRVETNYLGDPGAIRITPPASGVDCTASVPRVEFDTYDDHRMAMSLALIGLRRPNVLVRDPACVNKTYPTYWRDLSTLG from the coding sequence ATGAACCAGGGCCCGCAAACCGAAGCACACCGTGCCCCGGCCCTCGCCGATCCGATGCCCGTGCGCCCTCACACGCGCCCGTTCAACGCCCTTCTCACCCCTCCCGGCTCCAAGTCGCTCACGAACCGAGCCCTGCTCCTCGCGGGGCTCGCGACAGGCCAGAGCATCATCCGGCGATCGCTCATCGAGGCAGACGACACCGCACGCATGATCGACGCCCTCAGGCGTCTCGGCGCGGGGATCGAGCGCGAATCAACCGACACACTCCGAGTCGATGGCGTCGCCGGAAAATGGAAGCCCGAAGGACGCGAACTCTCCCTCGACCTCGGCAACGCCGGCACCGCAACCCGGTTCCTCGCCGCCGCCTCCGTCCTCTCGCCGATCCCCATCGTCATCGACGGCAACGCCCGCATGCGCCAGCGCCCGATCGGTGAGCTGACGGGCGCGCTCGCCGCCCTCGGCGTCCGGATCCAGCACCTCGGCACGCCGGATTGCCCGCCCGTCCGCATCACACCCCCGGACTTCGATCTCTCCTCGCCCAAGATCGAGTTCGGCTCGCTGAAGTCGAGCCAGTTCGTCTCCGCCCTCCTGCTGATCGCGCCCTGGATCTCCGGCGGGCTCACCGTCCGCCACTCCGCCACCGTCACCAGCCCCTCCTACATCTGGATGAGTCTGCGCCTGCTCGAACGCCTCGGCGCGAGCGTCCAATCGTCAGAAGATCTGCGCGTCATCCGTGTCGGCCCCGGCGACGGCTCCCACTCCGGCATGCCCGGCTTCGATCTGTCGATCGAGCCCGACGCGTCGAGCGCGACCTACTGGTGGGCAGCCGCAGCAATCGTCCCCGGCTCGTCCGCGATGGTCCGAGGGCTGGGAGCCGACTCCCTGCAGGGAGACGCCTCATTCCCCTCCCTCCTTGAACGCATGGGCGCAAACGTCGAACGCCACGCCGATGGCATCGCGTGCACCGGCCCCGCCGAGCTTCGCTCCATCGCCGCCGACATGACCGACATGCCCGACGCCGCGATGTCACTCGCCGCCGTCGCGTGCTTCGCAAGGGGCGCGTCGATCATCAGGGGGCTCCAGACGCTCCGCGTCAAAGAATCCGACCGCATCGCGGCCATGGAAACCGAACTCGCCAAGATCGGCGTACGCGTCGAGACCAACTACCTCGGCGACCCCGGCGCAATCCGCATCACCCCTCCCGCATCGGGCGTCGACTGCACCGCATCCGTGCCGCGCGTCGAGTTCGACACATACGACGATCATCGCATGGCGATGTCGCTCGCGCTGATCGGCCTCCGCCGCCCGAACGTGCTCGTCCGCGATCCCGCGTGTGTGAACAAAACCTACCCGACCTACTGGCGCGATCTCTCGACACTCGGCTGA
- a CDS encoding co-chaperone GroES, with protein MTSKPQPSRKSSPGLEIVEPLGKRVLIRKDEDKKQTKTGIHLPDKVEIPTITGRVVAISAHVERDADYPIKQYDRVLFHPKNSVPVDFEGDNRLFVVPVEDVVAVFRREVE; from the coding sequence ATGACGAGCAAGCCGCAGCCCTCGCGCAAGTCCTCACCGGGTCTGGAGATCGTCGAGCCCCTCGGGAAGCGCGTGCTCATCCGCAAGGATGAGGACAAGAAGCAGACCAAGACCGGCATCCACCTCCCCGACAAGGTGGAGATCCCCACGATCACCGGGCGCGTCGTCGCCATCAGCGCACACGTCGAGCGCGACGCGGATTATCCCATCAAGCAGTACGACCGCGTCCTCTTCCACCCGAAGAACAGCGTCCCCGTCGACTTCGAAGGGGACAACCGCCTCTTCGTCGTCCCCGTCGAGGATGTCGTCGCGGTCTTCAGGCGAGAAGTCGAGTAA
- a CDS encoding adenine phosphoribosyltransferase codes for MDRLASLIREVPDFPRPGISFKDFTPLLADPAGLALAVELMANPYRGKRIELVVGAESRGFIFGIAIAQAISAGFVPLRKPGKLPRKVMGVDYALEYGTDRLEMHADAVAPGQRILIVDDLLATGGTMLAACQLATNLKAEIVGCTVLIELAFLGGREKLKPYGELHSVIKY; via the coding sequence GTGGATCGACTCGCATCGCTTATCCGCGAAGTTCCGGACTTTCCGCGTCCGGGGATCTCGTTCAAGGACTTCACGCCGTTGCTGGCTGATCCTGCGGGGCTTGCGCTCGCGGTGGAGTTGATGGCGAACCCGTATCGCGGGAAGCGGATCGAGTTGGTGGTGGGGGCGGAGTCGCGCGGGTTTATCTTCGGGATCGCGATCGCCCAGGCGATCTCGGCGGGGTTTGTGCCTCTGAGGAAGCCGGGGAAGCTGCCTCGCAAGGTGATGGGCGTGGACTATGCGCTTGAGTACGGCACGGATCGGCTGGAGATGCACGCCGACGCGGTCGCGCCGGGGCAGCGGATCCTGATTGTGGACGATCTGCTCGCGACGGGCGGGACGATGCTCGCGGCGTGCCAGTTGGCGACCAATCTCAAGGCCGAGATTGTCGGGTGCACGGTGCTGATCGAGTTGGCGTTCCTGGGCGGGCGTGAGAAGCTGAAGCCGTACGGTGAGTTGCACTCGGTGATCAAGTATTGA